Proteins encoded within one genomic window of Haloplanus vescus:
- the proB gene encoding glutamate 5-kinase, with translation MSEEEAVTQAEIERTRQLAADAERVVVKAGTNSLTDDESNLDDEKLDKLVDDIEDLLSRGKEVILVSSGAIGAGKGRVGYPQETVEESQALSTVGQSHLMRRYTESFERYGRTVSQILLTDHDLGNPERFTNFRNTIETLLDWGVVPIINENDAVATEEIRIGDNDMLSASVAVGVDVDLLVTLTDVDAIYTGNPKRDPDAERIEAIGRNYGHVQELIAGASSEGVGFGGIETKVQGARDASEHGIPAIIAGSSEPDVLERIATGKSVGTIFIPVNGVIDD, from the coding sequence ATGAGTGAAGAGGAGGCGGTGACCCAGGCGGAGATAGAGCGGACCCGCCAACTCGCCGCGGACGCCGAACGCGTCGTCGTGAAGGCCGGCACCAACTCCCTTACCGACGACGAGTCCAACCTCGACGACGAGAAACTCGACAAACTCGTCGACGACATCGAGGACCTCCTCTCGCGCGGGAAGGAGGTCATCCTCGTCTCCTCGGGCGCCATCGGCGCCGGGAAAGGGCGGGTGGGCTACCCCCAAGAGACCGTCGAGGAGTCGCAGGCGCTGTCGACGGTGGGTCAGAGCCACCTGATGCGACGCTACACGGAGAGTTTCGAGCGCTACGGGCGCACCGTCTCCCAGATTCTGCTGACCGACCACGACCTCGGCAACCCCGAACGGTTCACCAACTTCCGCAACACCATCGAGACCCTACTGGACTGGGGCGTCGTCCCCATCATCAACGAGAACGACGCGGTGGCGACCGAGGAGATTCGCATCGGCGACAACGACATGCTGTCGGCGTCGGTCGCTGTCGGCGTCGACGTCGACTTGCTGGTGACGCTCACCGACGTGGACGCCATCTACACCGGCAACCCGAAACGCGACCCGGACGCGGAGCGCATCGAGGCCATCGGGCGCAACTACGGCCACGTGCAGGAACTCATCGCCGGCGCGTCGAGCGAGGGCGTCGGCTTCGGCGGTATCGAGACGAAGGTGCAGGGCGCTCGCGACGCCAGCGAGCACGGCATCCCGGCCATCATCGCCGGGTCGTCGGAGCCGGACGTGCTGGAACGAATCGCTACTGGCAAATCCGTGGGGACGATATTCATTCCCGTGAACGGTGTCATCGATGACTGA
- the proC gene encoding pyrroline-5-carboxylate reductase, with amino-acid sequence MTDVSVIGCGHMGSALVKGLSRVDTHRVTACDRNHDTLEALDPYCAQTTTDVAEAATADVVIVAVKPNSIESVLDDLDLPASTTLVSVAAGVPRSFLQRHTDATVVRVMPNMAAETGNMAAAVAWDDPDDAVAGLLDDLGEYVVVDEDQMDVATALNGSGPAFVYYFIQSMQNAAVAEGLDPDAAETLAAQTFKGAAETVLRADEDVAELIDAVCSEGGTTIEGMEVLWDSDVESVVGETLGAAAERSRELAGDFDDE; translated from the coding sequence ATGACTGACGTCAGCGTTATCGGATGCGGCCACATGGGGAGCGCCCTCGTCAAGGGCCTCTCGCGGGTCGACACCCACCGGGTGACGGCGTGTGACCGGAACCACGACACTCTGGAGGCACTCGACCCGTACTGTGCGCAGACGACGACGGACGTCGCGGAGGCGGCGACTGCCGACGTGGTAATCGTCGCCGTCAAGCCCAACTCCATCGAGTCGGTGCTCGACGACCTGGACCTGCCGGCGTCGACGACGCTGGTCTCCGTCGCGGCGGGCGTCCCCCGGTCGTTCCTCCAGCGACACACGGACGCGACGGTGGTTCGCGTCATGCCGAATATGGCGGCGGAGACGGGCAACATGGCCGCCGCCGTCGCGTGGGACGACCCGGACGACGCCGTCGCCGGCCTCCTCGACGACTTGGGCGAGTACGTCGTCGTCGACGAGGACCAGATGGACGTGGCGACGGCGCTCAACGGGAGCGGTCCCGCCTTCGTCTACTACTTCATCCAGTCGATGCAGAACGCCGCCGTCGCGGAGGGCTTGGACCCTGATGCCGCCGAGACGCTCGCGGCCCAGACGTTCAAGGGGGCCGCCGAGACGGTGCTTCGGGCCGACGAGGACGTGGCGGAACTCATCGACGCCGTCTGCTCCGAGGGCGGCACGACCATCGAGGGGATGGAGGTCCTGTGGGACAGCGACGTGGAATCGGTCGTGGGCGAGACGCTGGGCGCCGCGGCAGAGCGCTCGCGGGAACTCGCCGGAGACTTCGACGATGAGTGA
- a CDS encoding DUF7523 family protein: MSIAEATREAVRERPFLLDALRAGVVNFRAAATTLDIEAPNGDPSDDAVAAALRRFADDLPARTTTDRDARVTVERGVGFDGDGDALLAVGESEVYADSGSQTALLAVGDVDGRALATVLARLDASDIDVTAAGVAGDHLLVVVGGRTGGQALRVVEAALDAVPDSA; the protein is encoded by the coding sequence ATGTCCATCGCCGAAGCGACGCGCGAGGCCGTCCGCGAGCGACCCTTCCTGCTCGACGCGCTTCGAGCGGGCGTCGTCAACTTCCGGGCCGCCGCCACGACGCTCGATATCGAAGCCCCGAACGGCGACCCGTCCGACGACGCCGTCGCCGCCGCGCTCCGCCGCTTCGCCGACGACCTGCCGGCGCGCACGACGACCGACCGCGACGCTCGCGTCACCGTCGAACGCGGCGTCGGTTTCGACGGCGACGGCGACGCCCTCCTCGCCGTCGGCGAGTCCGAGGTGTACGCCGACAGCGGGTCACAGACGGCGTTGCTCGCCGTCGGCGACGTGGACGGGCGGGCGCTGGCGACCGTCTTGGCCCGTCTCGACGCCTCGGACATCGACGTCACGGCCGCGGGCGTCGCGGGCGACCATCTGCTCGTCGTGGTGGGCGGGCGGACGGGCGGGCAGGCGCTCCGCGTCGTCGAGGCGGCGCTTGACGCCGTGCCCGACTCGGCGTGA